The following proteins are co-located in the Castanea sativa cultivar Marrone di Chiusa Pesio chromosome 8, ASM4071231v1 genome:
- the LOC142607652 gene encoding multicopper oxidase LPR1-like — protein MQNREMVTKEKILLFSLAVLGQLTVSFAEDRLLNPAKLKMFVDELPDMPKIQGYDMVSGVPKSKSLKIGMFKKKWKFHKDLPPTPVFAYGTTKHTATVPGPTIEALHGVETYVTWRNHLPKKHILPWDPTIPTAMPEKGIPTVVHLHGGIDEPESDGNSNAWFTAKFKSKGPTWTKKKYHYHNNQHPGNLWYHDHAMGLTRVNLLAGLIGAYIIRQPNVEAPLGLPYGSEFDRPLLVFDRAFRTDGSIYMDSKGNNPSIHPQWQPEYFGDAIIVNGKAWPRMTVRRRKYRFRIINASNARFFRFFFTNGLRFIHVGSDSAYLNKPVMTNDILLAPSEIADVVVDFSRSKNETIILANDAPYPYPSGDPVNEANSKVMKFIINGHHELDTWRVPKRLMKYPSPDLSSVSHTRYIAMYEYTSAIDEPTHLYLNGKPYEAPVSETPKVGATEIWNIINLTEDNHPLHIHLGLFKTLDQTELVKLDEFKDCMTKINDAIKCQISKHARGKKLEVPAYEKGWKNVYKMKPGAVTKILVRFSYIHSNESYAFDATSEPGYVYHCHILDHEDNAMMRPLKFYK, from the exons atgcAAAATAGAGAGATGGTCACTAAGGAGAAGATTTTGCTGTTTTCTCTGGCTGTTTTAGGACAGCTGACCGTTTCATTTGCAGAAGACAGACTTTTGAATCCAGCCAAGTTGAAAATGTTTGTGGATGAGCTTCCAGACATGCCCAAGATCCAAGGCTATGATATGGTTTCTGGGGTTCCCAAATCCAAGTCACTCAAGATTGGCATGTTCAAGAAGAAGTGG aAATTCCACAAAGATCTTCCACCAACACCGGTGTTTGCCTATGGTACAACCAAGCACACGGCAACAGTTCCTGGTCCAACAATCGAGGCCCTTCATGGAGTTGAAACTTATGTGACGTGGCGAAATCACCTCCCTAAAAAGCACATACTGCCATGGGACCCCACTATCCCCACTGCCATGCCAGAGAAGGGCATTCCTACGGTGGTTCACCTTCACGGTGGAATCGATGAGCCCGAGAGTGATGGGAACTCAAATGCATGGTTCACCGCTAAATTCAAATCAAAAGGGCCCACGTGGACGAAGAAAAAATATCACTATCACAATAATCAGCACCCTGGAAATCTATGGTACCATGATCATGCTATGGGATTAACTAGAGTCAATCTTCTAGCTGGCTTAATTGGGGCCTACATAATTCGTCAACCTAATGTTGAGGCCCCACTTGGACTCCCATATGGCAGCGAGTTTGATCGACCATTGCTCGTATTTGATCGTGCCTTTCGTACTGATGGTTCCATATACATGGATTCCAAAGGAAATAATCCCTCCATACACCCCCAATGGCAACCTGAATATTTTGGCGATGCTATTATAGTAAACGGCAAAGCTTGGCCACGTATGACGGTACGGCGTCGTAAGTATAGATTTCGTATTATCAATGCAAGCAATGCTAGATTTTTTAGGTTCTTCTTTACCAATGGCTTGAGATTCATCCACGTGGGATCCGACTCAGCTTATTTAAATAAACCCGTGATGACCAATGATATTTTATTGGCTCCCTCTGAGATTGCTGACGTGGTTGTTGACTTTTCAAGGTCAAAGAATGAAACTATTATTCTAGCCAATGATGCACCCTATCCTTACCCATCTGGTGACCCAGTCAACGAAGCTAATAGCAAGGTCATGAAGTTTATCATCAATGGGCATCACGAGCTTGACACGTGGCGAGTACCCAAGAGGTTGATGAAATACCCAAGTCCTGATCTATCCAGTGTGTCGCACACACGGTACATTGCTATGTACGAGTACACAAGTGCCATTGATGAGCCAACTCATCTATATTTGAATGGGAAACCTTATGAGGCCCCAGTGAGTGAGACACCTAAAGTGGGGGCTACAGAGATTTGGAACATAATCAATCTAACGGAGGATAATCATCCTTTGCATATTCATCTGGGATTGTTTAAGACGTTGGATCAAACGGAGTTGGTGAAATTGGATGAGTTCAAAGATTGCATGACGAAAATCAACGATGCGATCAAGTGCCAAATAAGCAAGCATGCACGTGGCAAAAAATTAGAGGTGCCGGCCTATGAGAAGGGGTGGAAGAACGTGTACAAGATGAAACCCGGTGCTGTGACTAAGATTCTTGTGAGGTTTTCTTACATACACTCAAATGAATCATATGCTTTTGATGCAACTTCAGAGCCTGGCTACGTGTATCATTGCCAT ATCTTGGATCATGAAGACAATGCGATGATGAGGCCCTTGAAATTCTACAAATAA